The proteins below come from a single Dermacentor albipictus isolate Rhodes 1998 colony chromosome 7, USDA_Dalb.pri_finalv2, whole genome shotgun sequence genomic window:
- the LOC135906774 gene encoding cytoplasmic dynein 2 light intermediate chain 1 isoform X2 has protein sequence MLPCDSVRRPRKMGKTTLLHRFLDKTDTPKPSLALEYMFGRRSHGAGVLKDICHMWELAGGAFATDLLEIPITMETLQSLSVVMVLDLSAPEVLCILFETLLKALQSRIDRVLDTTLKNDASINEAIHEATLSRLPDEHPDKKAMTPFPVPLLILGSKYDVFQNYEPEKRKVTCRYLRHVAHANGASLLFTSSKNEALISRLKTSLAYLAFGSGSGPSKASHTDYNKPLHITFGEDSFEKIDGSTPASSTQVSNCYAVVKKAFTEIFPQVEQKMTIPEDPGRDPKFKEKDIDVMKAQKEAELAELRKRRQEEERAKELPDFD, from the exons ATGCTGCCGTGCGACTCAGTAAGGAGGCCGAGAAAAATG GGGAAGACAACACTTCTGCACCGTTTCTTGGACAAGACAGACACACCCAAGCCATCGCTAGCTCTCGAGTACATGTTTGGGCGACGGTCACATGGTGCTGGTGTG CTCAAAGACATCTGCCACATGTGGGAGCTGGCTGGAGGTGCGTTTGCCACAGACCTGCTAGAAATCCCGATTACTATGGAAACGCTGCA GTCTTTGTCAGTGGTCATGGTATTAGACCTGTCTGCCCCGGAGGTCCTATGCATCCTGTTCGAGACTTTACTCAAGGCGCTGCAGTCCCGAATCGACAGAGTTCTTGACACCACTCTGAAGAATGATGCGAGTATAAACGAAGCAATCCATGAAGCCACCTTGTCTCGGCTACCAGATGAGCACCCC GACAAGAAGGCAATGACACCATTCCCTGTACCACTACTGATTCTCGGCTCCAAGTACGACGTGTTTCAG AACTATGAACCCGAGAAGAGAAAAGTGACCTGCCGCTACCTCCGGCACGTAGCTCACGCCAACGGGGCATCCCTCCTATTCACGAGCTCCAAGAACGAGGCCCTCATCTCGAGGCTCAAGACGAGCCTGGCATATTTGGCTTTTGGTTCCGGCTCTGGCCCCAG TAAGGCATCACATACGGATTATAACAAGCCCCTGCACATTACGTTTGGGGAAGATTCCTTTGAGAAGATTG ACGGTTCCACACCAGCCAGCTCAACTCAGGTTTCAAA CTGCTACGCTGTAGTGAAGAAGGCATTTACAGAGATCTTCCCACAAGTG GAACAGAAAATGACAATTCCAGAAGACCCCGGCCGTGACCCAAAGTTCAAGGAAAAGGACATTGACGTCATGAAAGCACAGAAGGAAGCT GAATTGGCGGAACTCCGCAAGAGGCGCCAGGAAGAAGAAAGGGCAAAGGAACTTCCTGACTTTGACTAG
- the LOC135906774 gene encoding cytoplasmic dynein 2 light intermediate chain 1 isoform X1: MPTETIWDAAVRLSKEAEKNGTSKNIETTLLVVGNKQSGKTTLLHRFLDKTDTPKPSLALEYMFGRRSHGAGVLKDICHMWELAGGAFATDLLEIPITMETLQSLSVVMVLDLSAPEVLCILFETLLKALQSRIDRVLDTTLKNDASINEAIHEATLSRLPDEHPDKKAMTPFPVPLLILGSKYDVFQNYEPEKRKVTCRYLRHVAHANGASLLFTSSKNEALISRLKTSLAYLAFGSGSGPSKASHTDYNKPLHITFGEDSFEKIDGSTPASSTQVSNCYAVVKKAFTEIFPQVEQKMTIPEDPGRDPKFKEKDIDVMKAQKEAELAELRKRRQEEERAKELPDFD; this comes from the exons ATGCCGAC GGAAACCATTTGGGATGCTGCCGTGCGACTCAGTAAGGAGGCCGAGAAAAATG GCACCTCAAAGAATATTGAGACCACACTTCTTGTAGTTGGCAATAAGCAGAGt GGGAAGACAACACTTCTGCACCGTTTCTTGGACAAGACAGACACACCCAAGCCATCGCTAGCTCTCGAGTACATGTTTGGGCGACGGTCACATGGTGCTGGTGTG CTCAAAGACATCTGCCACATGTGGGAGCTGGCTGGAGGTGCGTTTGCCACAGACCTGCTAGAAATCCCGATTACTATGGAAACGCTGCA GTCTTTGTCAGTGGTCATGGTATTAGACCTGTCTGCCCCGGAGGTCCTATGCATCCTGTTCGAGACTTTACTCAAGGCGCTGCAGTCCCGAATCGACAGAGTTCTTGACACCACTCTGAAGAATGATGCGAGTATAAACGAAGCAATCCATGAAGCCACCTTGTCTCGGCTACCAGATGAGCACCCC GACAAGAAGGCAATGACACCATTCCCTGTACCACTACTGATTCTCGGCTCCAAGTACGACGTGTTTCAG AACTATGAACCCGAGAAGAGAAAAGTGACCTGCCGCTACCTCCGGCACGTAGCTCACGCCAACGGGGCATCCCTCCTATTCACGAGCTCCAAGAACGAGGCCCTCATCTCGAGGCTCAAGACGAGCCTGGCATATTTGGCTTTTGGTTCCGGCTCTGGCCCCAG TAAGGCATCACATACGGATTATAACAAGCCCCTGCACATTACGTTTGGGGAAGATTCCTTTGAGAAGATTG ACGGTTCCACACCAGCCAGCTCAACTCAGGTTTCAAA CTGCTACGCTGTAGTGAAGAAGGCATTTACAGAGATCTTCCCACAAGTG GAACAGAAAATGACAATTCCAGAAGACCCCGGCCGTGACCCAAAGTTCAAGGAAAAGGACATTGACGTCATGAAAGCACAGAAGGAAGCT GAATTGGCGGAACTCCGCAAGAGGCGCCAGGAAGAAGAAAGGGCAAAGGAACTTCCTGACTTTGACTAG
- the LOC135906774 gene encoding cytoplasmic dynein 2 light intermediate chain 1 isoform X3, which yields MPTETIWDAAVRLSKEAEKNGTSKNIETTLLVVGNKQSGKTTLLHRFLDKTDTPKPSLALEYMFGRRSHGAGVLKDICHMWELAGGAFATDLLEIPITMETLQSLSVVMVLDLSAPEVLCILFETLLKALQSRIDRVLDTTLKNDASINEAIHEATLSRLPDEHPDKKAMTPFPVPLLILGSKYDVFQNYEPEKRKVTCRYLRHVAHANGASLLFTSSKNEALISRLKTSLAYLAFGSGSGPSKASHTDYNKPLHITFGEDSFEKIDGSTPASSTQVSKMPLHSTLHLGSTKLMAAPPFNRRGHHTSLIYHGNS from the exons ATGCCGAC GGAAACCATTTGGGATGCTGCCGTGCGACTCAGTAAGGAGGCCGAGAAAAATG GCACCTCAAAGAATATTGAGACCACACTTCTTGTAGTTGGCAATAAGCAGAGt GGGAAGACAACACTTCTGCACCGTTTCTTGGACAAGACAGACACACCCAAGCCATCGCTAGCTCTCGAGTACATGTTTGGGCGACGGTCACATGGTGCTGGTGTG CTCAAAGACATCTGCCACATGTGGGAGCTGGCTGGAGGTGCGTTTGCCACAGACCTGCTAGAAATCCCGATTACTATGGAAACGCTGCA GTCTTTGTCAGTGGTCATGGTATTAGACCTGTCTGCCCCGGAGGTCCTATGCATCCTGTTCGAGACTTTACTCAAGGCGCTGCAGTCCCGAATCGACAGAGTTCTTGACACCACTCTGAAGAATGATGCGAGTATAAACGAAGCAATCCATGAAGCCACCTTGTCTCGGCTACCAGATGAGCACCCC GACAAGAAGGCAATGACACCATTCCCTGTACCACTACTGATTCTCGGCTCCAAGTACGACGTGTTTCAG AACTATGAACCCGAGAAGAGAAAAGTGACCTGCCGCTACCTCCGGCACGTAGCTCACGCCAACGGGGCATCCCTCCTATTCACGAGCTCCAAGAACGAGGCCCTCATCTCGAGGCTCAAGACGAGCCTGGCATATTTGGCTTTTGGTTCCGGCTCTGGCCCCAG TAAGGCATCACATACGGATTATAACAAGCCCCTGCACATTACGTTTGGGGAAGATTCCTTTGAGAAGATTG ACGGTTCCACACCAGCCAGCTCAACTCAGGTTTCAAA GATGCCCctccactcaacactccacctcGGCTCAACAAAGTTGATGGCAGCGCCACCCTTCAACAGAAGGGGTCATCACACTTCATTGATTTACCACGGCAATTCTTGA
- the LOC135906773 gene encoding KIF-binding protein: MAISDAAAWAAKLAEYRSQYERVRKLIDVDSGSDPATEPYRSKYEARRILKELLEDLGRVEYDSPRKDFIRAVAKYELGVIATDTEEVSLGQEYLEECLRVVGEERYADPESRLVVVAALNQLGIVHVRRGDAPKALDYLKKAEAIYAKVSASPEEIARTVNLTDLFVPDDAADRAEATQPGSCNPNFELANAHTLYYLAQVYENLGENAKAAMYCHSTLKKELTLENFDSIDWSINAATLSQFFIARGDFAAGRHLLACSKHILDVYEKKLDAEALTPEEKAEKEDKLRHRFADVARCWAKYGLFLLIASREELTDSKTTSGRQNGLGTDRKPHVLIKSPEVSQIEDSITDKLVTDFEGARPVFLKSQKWLEDAKQYYTLKDHATDYIEIVQEMSKLYRELATFEPAPDRKCKMHKRRIDMHEEVLKEVNPRYYLGVCRQIMFELGEVYSEMMSLKLATLPSAVNPHSPAVKKVNSIIDKAIRHYLSFLDTVKDPNGKYPEKLPEDLARPVLVAHFYIGRLYSSIIAQEPREQFENFEKTKEHYEFVQDYCKRVPEHEHLMKDELQIMAELLKLIPGKLQQMMSTTLY, from the coding sequence ATGGCGATCTCCGATGCAGCGGCATGGGCGGCGAAGCTCGCCGAATATCGGTCGCAGTACGAGCGCGTCCGAAAGTTAATCGACGTTGACAGTGGCTCTGACCCTGCGACGGAACCTTACAGGTCCAAGTACGAGGCCAGACGCATCCTCAAGGAGCTGCTCGAAGACCTGGGGCGAGTCGAGTACGACTCGCCGCGCAAGGACTTCATCCGAGCCGTCGCGAAGTACGAACTCGGGGTCATCGCCACGGACACCGAAGAAGTTTCGCTCGGTCAAGAATACCTGGAAGAATGTCTGAGGGTTGTCGGCGAAGAGCGGTACGCGGATCCCGAAAGTCGATTGGTGGTGGTGGCCGCGCTCAATCAGCTCGGCATCGTTCACGTCAGGCGAGGAGACGCGCCCAAAGCGCTGGACTACTTGAAGAAAGCCGAGGCCATATACGCCAAGGTGAGCGCTTCGCCCGAGGAGATCGCGAGGACCGTGAACCTGACAGACCTCTTTGTTCCCGACGATGCGGCGGATCGAGCCGAGGCGACACAACCTGGAAGCTGTAATCCAAACTTCGAGCTGGCGAACGCCCACACACTGTACTACTTGGCGCAGGTCTATGAAAACTTGGGCGAGAATGCCAAGGCCGCGATGTACTGTCACAGCACTCTGAAGAAGGAACTGACCCTGGAGAATTTCGACAGCATCGACTGGTCCATCAACGCCGCAACGCTGTCCCAGTTTTTCATCGCCAGGGGAGATTTCGCAGCGGGAAGACATCTCCTAGCCTGCTCCAAGCACATCCTCGACGTGTACGAGAAAAAGCTGGACGCCGAGGCGTTGACACCCGAGGAGAAAGCGGAAAAAGAGGACAAACTGCGGCACAGGTTTGCAGATGTGGCTCGCTGTTGGGCTAAGTACGGCCTCTTCCTCTTGATAGCGTCGAGGGAGGAGCTGACAGATTCGAAGACGACGAGCGGCAGACAGAATGGTTTGGGCACGGACCGGAAGCCTCACGTCCTGATCAAGTCGCCGGAGGTGAGCCAGATTGAAGACAGCATCACCGACAAGCTGGTCACGGATTTCGAAGGAGCACGGCCTGTCTTCCTCAAGTCGCAAAAGTGGCTCGAAGATGCGAAGCAGTACTACACGCTCAAGGACCACGCGACCGACTACATCGAGATCGTCCAGGAGATGAGCAAGCTGTACAGGGAGCTCGCCACTTTCGAGCCCGCGCCCGACAGGAAGTGCAAGATGCACAAGAGGCGCATCGACATGCACGAAGAGGTTCTGAAGGAAGTCAACCCGCGGTACTACCTCGGAGTCTGCCGCCAGATCATGTTTGAGCTCGGCGAAGTCTACAGCGAAATGATGAGCCTGAAGCTCGCCACGCTGCCTTCGGCCGTCAATCCACACTCGCCAGCCGTGAAGAAGGTCAACTCCATAATTGACAAAGCCATTCGACACTACTTATCATTCCTTGATACAGTCAAGGATCCCAATGGCAAGTATCCGGAGAAGCTCCCAGAGGACCTTGCACGTCCTGTTCTGGTAGCACACTTCTACATTGGCAGGCTTTACTCTAGCATAATAGCGCAGGAGCCCCGAGAGCAGTTCGAAAACTTTGAGAAGACAAAGGAGCACTACGAGTTTGTCCAGGACTACTGCAAGAGGGTTCCGGAACATGAACACCTGATGAAGGACGAGCTTCAGATCATGGCTGAACTCTTGAAGCTCATTCCTGGGAAGCTACAGCAGATGATGAGCACGACCCTTTACTGA
- the LOC135906775 gene encoding ubiquitin-conjugating enzyme E2-17 kDa → MALKRIKKELEDLKRDPPAQCSAGPVNDDLFHWQATIMGPPDSPYQGGVFFLTIHFPTDYPFKPPKVAFTTRIYHPNINSNGSICLDILRSQWSPALTISKVLLSICSLLCDPNPDDPLVPEIARSYKTDREKYNELAREWTRKYAM, encoded by the coding sequence ATGGCcctgaaaagaataaaaaaggaacTCGAAGACCTCAAGCGCGACCCGCCGGCGCAGTGCTCGGCCGGCCCCGTGAACGACGACCTCTTCCACTGGCAGGCGACGATCATGGGACCGCCAGACAGTCCGTACCAGGGCGGCGTTTTCTTTCTGACGATCCACTTCCCGACGGACTACCCGTTCAAGCCGCCCAAGGTGGCGTTCACGACGCGCATCTACCACCCGAACATCAACAGCAACGGCAGCATCTGCCTCGACATCCTGCGTTCGCAGTGGTCGCCGGCGCTGACCATCTCCAAAGTGCTGCTGTCCATCTGCTCCCTACTCTGCGACCCGAACCCGGACGACCCACTGGTGCCGGAGATTGCCCGCTCGTACAAGACCGACCGCGAGAAGTACAACGAACTGGCTCGGGAGTGGACACGCAAATATGCCATGTGA